The following proteins are co-located in the Gloeocapsa sp. PCC 7428 genome:
- a CDS encoding SDR family NAD(P)-dependent oxidoreductase gives MDLGLNGKIAVITGGDSGIGKATAKLLAREGAKVAIIDRTLETLQQAVEEIKKHGEAFAVHADLTKLEEVENAQRQILNRFGTVHILVHAAGITGATGDFLELSDEQWYKTIDVDLMAAVRTCRAFIPAMRSAGWGRVILISSEDAIQPYPEEMPYCACKAAVLNLAKALSKAYTKDGILVNTVSPAFIATPMTDAMMEKQSSQMGVSFDEAIAKFLEENRPHLELKRRGQPEEVADVIAFLCSERSSFVLGANWRVDGGSVASL, from the coding sequence ATGGATCTCGGTCTTAACGGTAAAATTGCTGTCATCACTGGTGGAGATTCTGGTATTGGTAAGGCAACAGCTAAACTGCTCGCCCGCGAGGGTGCAAAAGTAGCAATAATCGACAGAACTTTAGAAACGCTTCAGCAGGCGGTAGAGGAGATTAAAAAACACGGAGAAGCCTTTGCAGTCCACGCTGACTTGACTAAGTTGGAAGAAGTAGAGAACGCTCAGCGTCAGATTCTCAATCGCTTTGGCACAGTTCACATCCTCGTTCATGCAGCAGGTATTACAGGTGCAACTGGGGATTTCCTCGAACTAAGCGATGAGCAGTGGTACAAGACAATTGATGTAGACTTGATGGCAGCTGTGCGTACCTGTCGTGCTTTTATCCCGGCAATGCGCTCAGCAGGGTGGGGACGAGTTATCTTGATTAGCTCTGAAGATGCTATACAGCCTTACCCAGAAGAAATGCCTTACTGCGCGTGCAAGGCAGCAGTCCTGAACCTTGCCAAAGCCTTATCTAAAGCTTATACCAAGGATGGCATACTAGTGAATACAGTTTCCCCTGCCTTTATCGCCACTCCCATGACTGATGCCATGATGGAAAAGCAATCGAGTCAAATGGGTGTGAGTTTTGATGAGGCGATCGCCAAGTTTCTAGAAGAGAACCGCCCTCACCTCGAACTGAAAAGACGCGGACAACCTGAAGAAGTAGCAGATGTCATTGCTTTCTTGTGTTCCGAACGGTCAAGCTTTGTACTCGGTGCTAACTGGCGGGTAGACGGTGGCTCAGTTGCAAGTCTTTGA